From Prevotella melaninogenica, the proteins below share one genomic window:
- a CDS encoding toll/interleukin-1 receptor domain-containing protein, whose translation MKYRYQLILLGSIENPIIKGIKNQIISEISDLKLPQGIINIIDRNNWKDEYVGNQPTFCIYLGNDNGFFKDLAIVEKLIKDGTMILPVYFNDFSKEIPEELKKQNGIKYDDNQQSRIANIVLQAFELLRSTRKVFISYKRSESTSVAIQMYEALESHHFDVFLDTHSIEKGELFQEELWHRMTDCDVILLLNTPGFLESHWCKEELAEAGSKQIGIVQLVWPNHKINAISHLSFPLNLESTDFVDAIYNDKDKSKLKNDKVEEIVQFVESVRARNLASRQDNLITEFMSIAKQCGRDITVQPERYLTEVISGKKIIYVPTIGIPQSFNCQAADIRYEYDKNPQNTRIRLIYDDLRIRDKWLKHLDWLNNNLKKDIFTLKKQEFKKWLETTK comes from the coding sequence ATGAAATATAGATATCAATTAATCTTATTAGGTTCAATAGAGAATCCTATTATCAAAGGAATCAAGAACCAAATTATATCTGAAATCAGTGATTTAAAGTTACCACAAGGTATCATAAATATAATAGACAGAAATAATTGGAAAGATGAGTATGTGGGAAATCAACCCACATTCTGTATATACCTTGGAAATGATAATGGGTTTTTCAAAGATTTGGCTATAGTTGAAAAGCTTATTAAAGATGGAACAATGATACTTCCTGTATATTTCAATGATTTCTCAAAGGAGATACCCGAAGAACTCAAAAAACAAAATGGAATTAAATATGATGATAACCAGCAAAGTCGTATTGCTAATATTGTTTTACAAGCATTTGAACTCTTGAGAAGCACAAGAAAAGTATTCATCAGTTATAAAAGATCAGAATCAACTTCTGTAGCTATACAAATGTATGAAGCTCTAGAATCCCATCACTTCGATGTCTTTTTAGATACACATTCTATCGAAAAAGGTGAACTTTTCCAAGAGGAGTTGTGGCACAGAATGACCGATTGCGATGTTATACTATTACTAAATACCCCTGGATTTTTGGAAAGTCATTGGTGTAAGGAAGAACTCGCGGAAGCAGGTTCAAAACAAATAGGGATTGTTCAATTAGTTTGGCCTAATCATAAGATTAATGCTATTTCCCATCTGAGTTTCCCCTTAAATTTAGAAAGTACTGATTTTGTTGATGCAATCTATAATGATAAGGATAAATCAAAACTAAAAAATGATAAGGTTGAGGAAATAGTACAATTTGTCGAGTCTGTACGAGCCAGGAATCTAGCATCTAGGCAAGATAATTTAATAACCGAATTTATGAGCATAGCCAAACAATGTGGTAGAGACATTACGGTTCAACCTGAAAGATATTTAACTGAAGTGATATCCGGCAAGAAAATCATCTATGTCCCCACAATTGGAATTCCACAATCTTTCAATTGTCAAGCAGCTGATATTCGATACGAATATGATAAAAATCCCCAAAACACTCGTATTAGATTGATATATGACGATTTGAGAATCAGG
- a CDS encoding glycoside hydrolase family protein, whose protein sequence is MRTINSFILLCVFCLFCQPTLAQRRVRLADLPPFERAVVVVKYFEGMHGWKNYPYVGYGHQLQRGERFTADMTERQADSLLRADLWKCFEHFKGYGKDAPLLTLLAYNVGVGRLIGYGKHPKSRLLRKIEAGDRNFYWEYVSFCRYKGKVLNGLVKRRKVEFALFYLL, encoded by the coding sequence ATGCGAACGATAAATTCTTTCATTTTACTTTGTGTATTCTGCCTGTTCTGTCAGCCGACCCTTGCCCAGCGCAGGGTGCGGCTGGCAGACTTGCCACCTTTTGAGCGTGCAGTAGTTGTTGTGAAATATTTTGAGGGCATGCACGGCTGGAAGAATTATCCGTATGTTGGATATGGGCATCAGCTGCAACGGGGAGAGCGTTTCACTGCGGATATGACGGAACGGCAGGCGGACTCTCTGCTCCGTGCTGACCTATGGAAATGTTTTGAACACTTCAAAGGCTATGGCAAGGATGCCCCGCTGCTGACCTTGCTTGCCTACAATGTGGGCGTGGGGCGATTGATCGGTTATGGTAAGCACCCTAAGAGTAGGCTACTGCGAAAGATAGAGGCTGGAGATAGAAACTTCTATTGGGAGTATGTTTCGTTTTGCCGATATAAGGGTAAAGTTTTGAATGGGTTAGTCAAACGGAGAAAGGTGGAATTTGCTCTGTTTTATTTACTCTGA
- a CDS encoding DUF3872 domain-containing protein gives MKKILNTIWVMSVLTLAVFCLSACDRDLDVQQSYPFTVETMPVQKDIIRGQTAEIRCTLKRGGEFADTRYTIRYFQSDGKGLLRNDNGTVFKPNDRYPLAKDVFRLYYTSLLSDRQTIDVYVEDSFGKVQQLTFSFNNEREEGKDKPTSSRR, from the coding sequence ATGAAGAAGATATTGAATACGATTTGGGTAATGAGTGTGCTGACCCTTGCCGTGTTTTGCCTATCTGCTTGTGATAGGGATTTGGATGTTCAGCAGTCTTATCCGTTTACGGTGGAGACAATGCCGGTTCAGAAGGACATCATAAGAGGGCAGACGGCTGAGATACGCTGCACACTGAAGCGGGGTGGTGAGTTTGCCGACACTCGCTATACGATACGTTATTTCCAGTCTGACGGCAAAGGCTTGCTAAGAAATGATAACGGTACTGTCTTCAAGCCTAACGACCGCTATCCGCTTGCAAAAGATGTGTTCCGCTTATACTACACCTCGCTGTTATCTGATCGCCAGACGATTGATGTATATGTGGAGGATAGTTTCGGGAAAGTTCAGCAGCTGACCTTTAGTTTCAACAACGAGCGAGAAGAGGGCAAGGATAAGCCTACATCTTCTCGTCGCTAA
- a CDS encoding conjugal transfer protein TraO, with translation MVMKKNNIILTVCLAVAMTFSLPSQAQRLIPKQRGIEVVGSVPLIKGEKFLAVDNFGIGVSLTRYLGRENYTFVMAEYEQQNMPYRSYNVKLKDALLQVGYMHPVFSDRGKNVFLYSGISALGGYEQLNEDNKLLPDKATLLDRSRFVYGGAVHGSVEVFLTDRVLFLVKAQGRFLFGTDVHRFRPAVSAGLRFNF, from the coding sequence ATGGTAATGAAGAAGAACAATATCATTCTGACAGTATGCCTTGCGGTGGCCATGACTTTCAGTCTGCCATCGCAGGCACAGCGACTGATACCCAAGCAAAGGGGAATAGAGGTCGTAGGGAGTGTTCCGCTTATTAAGGGAGAAAAGTTCCTTGCAGTTGACAATTTCGGCATAGGAGTATCACTCACCCGTTATCTGGGGCGTGAGAACTATACTTTTGTTATGGCTGAGTATGAACAGCAGAATATGCCGTACAGAAGTTATAACGTAAAACTCAAGGATGCACTCTTACAGGTGGGCTATATGCACCCTGTTTTCTCCGACAGAGGTAAGAATGTGTTTCTCTATAGTGGCATATCCGCCTTGGGTGGCTATGAGCAGCTGAACGAGGACAACAAACTGCTGCCCGATAAGGCAACACTGCTCGACCGTTCCCGCTTTGTCTATGGCGGTGCCGTGCATGGCTCGGTGGAAGTGTTCCTAACAGACAGGGTTCTCTTTCTTGTCAAGGCGCAGGGACGTTTCCTCTTTGGAACGGACGTGCATCGTTTTCGTCCGGCTGTTTCTGCAGGACTAAGGTTTAACTTTTAA
- the traN gene encoding conjugative transposon protein TraN, whose protein sequence is MKKIIFSMAMLAMVGATATAQENNDGLTPIRPLTSGELFQGMSCAIPTGRVVLPYGLDVTFDKTVHLIFPSAIRYVDLGSQNIIAGKAEDAENVLRVKASVKDFETETNMSVICEDGSFYAFNVKYADEPEKLSIEMKDFFSTTEGRLPSNRSDIYFKELGNESPVLVKLMMQTIYQNDRRCIKHIGAQQFGMKFLLRGLYAHNGLLYFHTRMENGTNMPYSVDFITFKVVDKKMAKRTAIQEQVLQPLRAYHQVMQVRGMGSEHTVFALEQFSLAEDKQLEVTLHERNGGRTLTFHVTAEDLQLAKKIDNLKLKW, encoded by the coding sequence CAGCCACAGCACAGGAAAACAATGATGGTCTGACACCAATCCGTCCGCTTACTTCGGGAGAGCTCTTTCAAGGTATGAGCTGTGCCATACCAACGGGGCGTGTCGTACTGCCATACGGCTTGGACGTTACCTTTGACAAGACCGTGCATCTTATCTTCCCTTCTGCCATTCGTTATGTAGACTTAGGTTCGCAGAACATCATTGCAGGTAAGGCGGAGGATGCCGAGAACGTGCTACGTGTAAAGGCTTCGGTGAAGGACTTTGAAACGGAAACCAATATGAGTGTCATCTGTGAGGACGGCTCTTTCTATGCTTTCAACGTAAAGTATGCTGATGAGCCGGAGAAGCTCAGCATTGAGATGAAGGATTTTTTCTCTACAACAGAAGGTAGACTGCCGAGTAATCGCTCTGATATTTACTTCAAGGAACTTGGTAACGAGTCGCCCGTATTAGTAAAGTTGATGATGCAGACTATCTATCAGAATGACAGACGGTGCATTAAGCACATCGGTGCTCAGCAGTTCGGTATGAAGTTCCTGCTTCGTGGCTTGTATGCCCATAACGGCTTGCTGTATTTCCACACGCGTATGGAAAACGGCACGAATATGCCGTACTCGGTGGATTTTATCACATTTAAGGTGGTTGATAAGAAGATGGCAAAGCGCACCGCCATACAAGAGCAGGTGCTTCAGCCACTTCGTGCCTATCATCAGGTGATGCAGGTGCGTGGCATGGGCAGTGAACACACAGTGTTTGCGCTCGAGCAGTTTTCTCTTGCAGAAGATAAGCAGCTTGAAGTGACGCTCCATGAGAGAAATGGCGGTCGTACGCTGACTTTCCATGTAACGGCAGAAGATCTGCAGCTGGCAAAGAAGATTGATAACCTCAAACTGAAATGGTAA